In the genome of Metabacillus litoralis, the window TTAGCTATATTAATTGATGAGTATGGTGGCACATCTGGATTGGTAACAGTTGAAGACATTCTTGAAGAGATTGTTGGGGAAATTAGAGATGAATTTGATGAAGATGAGGTTCCCGAAATTCGAAAACTCAATGATGATCATTATATTCTAGATGGAAAATTATTGATAGATGATGTTAATCATCTCCTAGATACAGATTTTCCTAATGAAGATATCGATACAATCGGTGGTTGGTTTCTTACACAAAACTTCAACGCAACTGTTGGTGTAGAGGTAGAAAATGACGGTTACCTCTTTAAAGTACATGAAAGTGACGGACACCATATTCAATATATAGAAGTTACGAAAGTGAAAAATAAAGTTATTCCTATACACCAATAGGTCAGGATGTATTTATGAAGCATATATCTAGTATTTATTAATAAGAATAACTGAATTAACATTGTTATTGAAAACGCCAACTGTAGTTTGCGTTTTCTTTTTTATCTGAAAAAGGGGGATGGATTTAAATGGTTAAGGTAGGGATCATTGGAACTGGTTGGTTTAGTGGAGTGCATGCAAAAATCTTAAGTAACATGCAAGGGGTAAAAATTAAAGCTATTTGTGGAACTAGTAAAGAAAAGGCTGAGAAATTTGCTTCTTCTTATGGAGATGTAAATTCTTATGGAAATATAGCAGAAATGCTTGATAGCGATAAGCTTGATGCTGTTTATGTGTGTGTTCCGCCATTTGCGCACGGTGAAATTGAACTAGAATTACTAACTAGAGAGATTCCTTTTTTAGTAGAAAAGCCTTTAAGTGTTGATTTAGAGGTTCCAACAAAAGTAATAACAAAGCTTAATGAAAAGTCGATTATTACATCGGTGGGCTACCATTTTCGCTACAAAGACTCTGTTAGTTACTTAAAAAATGAGCTTAAAAACTGTACTCTTGGAATGGCAACTGGTGAATGGATGGGGTCAATGCCAACTGTACCATGGTGGCGAAATCAACAAACCTCGGGAGGACAGTTTATTGAACAAACAACCCATCTGGTTGACCTGCTTCGCTATACAATTGGAGAGGTAGAGGAAGTCTATGCCTCCTATGCTAGTAGATCTCTTTCCACTCAATATGAGGGTGTTACTGTAGCTGATGTTGGAACTGTTGCAATCAAATTTAGCAGTGGGGTCATAGCAAACCTTTCTAATACATGTCTATTACCTGAAGGAGACTCGATGGTTGGTCTTGACTATTACACGAACAAGGGAATTTTGCGTTTAGGGTTCAATGGATTAGAGATATCGAAAAAAGGTGAAACATCGTCCGTAAAAGAGGTCGTCAATCCATATGAAAAAGAAAACGAAGCATTTATACATGCTGTTCGAACCGGTGATCCATCACTAATATTATCAGATTACAGAGATGCATATAAAACACAAGAAGTGGCTGTTGCTGCTCAAGTATCAGCTGAAAAGGGTCTACCAGTGAAGTTAACTAAATAAGAAATTGCCTAAAGAAACAAAATGTGAAAGCTGCGCTCATTAATTGATGGGCGCTTTTTTACGATTAACCCAGGTTACCCGTAATTTAGAAGGGAATCATAAGCCTATAAATGCTGTATATGACATTTATGTGACACCTTGTCATTTCGAATGGACATATGACATGATGTCATATATGATTAAGGTATAGAGAATTATGACACCTTGTCACTTACGCGGATAGGAGTTCAATAGCATGCCAAAACAAACGTTTTATCACTTACCCAAAGAGAAGAAGGATACATTAATACACTCCGCAAAAAAAGAATTCTCACGGGTACCCCTTCATGAGGCATCAATTGCCAATATTATAAAAAGTGCAGGGATACCAAGGGGAAGTTTTTATCAATATTTTGATGATAAAGAGGATTTGTACTTTTATTTGTTAGATGAATTTACACAAAACACGAATAGAAGAGTAATGACCATTTTAAGAAGAAAACAGGGTGATTTGACAGAGACCTTGATTGATCTTTTTCAACATATTGTCCAGAGCCAGCATAATCAGGATAATAAAGCTTTTTTTAAAAATGTATTTTTAAATATGAATTATAAAATTGAAAATACGTTGGCTAGAAGTATGTATGAAAAAAGTCAAAAATCTCATTACCTAAGTTTCCTAAAATTAGTGAAAATAGATCATTTGAACATTAAATGTGAACAAGAATTGATTGATATGATTGAAATAATGGTCTCAGTGACAATTCATAATTTAGTTCGTGTGTTCGTTCTAAACTTATCTGAAGAAGAAGCTCTAACCAAATATATTAATCAAATCGAATTACTTAAAAAGGGATTTCAAAAGGAGTAAAACTGTGGGAACTGATCTTGTAAAGACTAAGATTGATTTTAAAAGCATAGTAAAAAAGCTACAAAAGCAAGGCATTAATGCTCAATTAATCAGAAGACCTACAAAAACAATTCATTTAAAATAGAAGGTTAAACATTCTCTTAATAAGCTTTTATAAAGGAGTACTAACAATTTGGATACATTAAGTGTTAGAGATCATGACGAAATCAAAATGGATACATTAGAACTTGTAAAGTTTATTATGACCTATAAATTTGCTGTTAATGAAATCACCACAAAGCTTAATATTTTGAATGAAGAATTTAAGTATGTTCATGACTATAATCCAATTGAAAATATAAGCTCAAGAGT includes:
- a CDS encoding Gfo/Idh/MocA family protein; this encodes MVKVGIIGTGWFSGVHAKILSNMQGVKIKAICGTSKEKAEKFASSYGDVNSYGNIAEMLDSDKLDAVYVCVPPFAHGEIELELLTREIPFLVEKPLSVDLEVPTKVITKLNEKSIITSVGYHFRYKDSVSYLKNELKNCTLGMATGEWMGSMPTVPWWRNQQTSGGQFIEQTTHLVDLLRYTIGEVEEVYASYASRSLSTQYEGVTVADVGTVAIKFSSGVIANLSNTCLLPEGDSMVGLDYYTNKGILRLGFNGLEISKKGETSSVKEVVNPYEKENEAFIHAVRTGDPSLILSDYRDAYKTQEVAVAAQVSAEKGLPVKLTK
- a CDS encoding TetR/AcrR family transcriptional regulator produces the protein MPKQTFYHLPKEKKDTLIHSAKKEFSRVPLHEASIANIIKSAGIPRGSFYQYFDDKEDLYFYLLDEFTQNTNRRVMTILRRKQGDLTETLIDLFQHIVQSQHNQDNKAFFKNVFLNMNYKIENTLARSMYEKSQKSHYLSFLKLVKIDHLNIKCEQELIDMIEIMVSVTIHNLVRVFVLNLSEEEALTKYINQIELLKKGFQKE